The genomic interval TTATTATATTAATGGTTTTTATACTGTTATTTGGATTTATTACACTTAGATTCGGTAGTGCTCTACGACAAGAGGGGAACCCTATTCCAATTTTAACTTCAATTATTAAACTTGAGTTAACAAACAGTGATTACCAGCAGTTTTCAGAAACAAATAATGGATATAGATATGTGTCAAAAACTACAAGAAATTCTTCCTCAGGCTATGATTCAATTAAAGAATTCATGAAGGAAAAGGGATGGCGTTTTAAGGAACAAGCGGGTGCAGGCTTTGTATTTGAGGGCGATGAAGAGACTGTTGTTATTGAGACGAGGTTATATTCAAAACACTATTTTCTGTGGTATGTTCCAAAAAAGGTGCTTAACTAAATAATGATAGTTGTTGCATAGTATCCTTTTAAGACGAATCAGATATATTATTAGTAGAAACCTGACATGTGGTGCCTCTATGGACATGATTTGAGGGAATAGAGAAGGTTCTGTTTCTCCATGTAAAGCCATAGTTTTATGTGGTTGTAATATACAACATGTGAATGGCCGCACTAGCCGCCAAAAGTTGTATACTTTTTAAAAGCGTAAAAAATGAAATATAGACTTTTAAATGAAAGCAATTAGAATCAAAAAAACTAGCAATTAAATTATAAATAGGAGGTTGTAAAATGGAATTTGTAGGGCTCTTAGCTCCAGTTGCGTTTGTTTTTGCTTTATCAGCTATCTCACAAGTAAATTCCCTTAAAAAAGAGATAGAGCAGTTAAAAGAAGAAATAAGTAAATTAAATTAACAATTATAATGTCTAATTTAAAGCATTAAGGAGGTTTTTGTATGCATGATAGTAATTCAGCTCAGCTTCAACCAGTAAGTGAGCAAAGTAGAGTTAAAGAAATTGATATTATTAGAGGTTTTGCATTATTTGGAGTTCTATTAGTAAATGTAGTGTTCTTTAGTTATGTTACAATTGACTCCCTTACCTCAGGGATTCATGTTTTAAGCTATCCTCTTAATTTAAGCAACTCTACTGATAGGATTTTGGCTATATTTATTAAATTGTTTGCTGAAGGTAAGTTCTATACTATTTTTTCAATTTTATTTGGCTTAGGATTTTATATTTTTATAAAAAAGGTTGAAGAAAAAGGTTTTTCTCCGAAATCATTATTTAGAAGAAGACTTTTGCTGCTTATGCTATTTGGCGTTTTGAATTTATTTTTAGTTTGGTTTGGGGATATACTTCATGTTTACGCTTTAATTGGATTCATATTATTGGCTTTTAGAAATAAATCTATAAAAAGCCTCAAGCGTTGGATTGTAATATTATTAATAATATCTACATTGTTAATGACGATATCGACCCCATCTCCCTTAGCACTCAGGTCTCACTTTGGAGATGTAGATTACTTTTCTTATAGTGAAAGGGTTGAAAGGTCCTTTGATATATATGAAAATGGGTCTTATTTTGAAATTATTAGATTTAGAATAACGAATGATCTACCATTTGTATTAATCTCTTTATTATTTACAATTCCTAAAATCTTAGGGATGTTTTTAATAGGCTTACTGCTTGCTAAATTAAAGATATTTCATGATATTAAGGGTAATCTACATTTAATTAAAAAAATGTGGAAAACAACAGGAGCTTTAAGTGTATTATCCACACTAATTTGTATAATAATGGGTTATATTTTTCTACCAAGTTTGGTGGTGGCTTCTTTATTCTTTGGATTGTTTTTTGAGTTGGGCACTGTATTTTTATCACTATTTTACATCACATCATTACTATTATTACTTAGAAAAGATACTTTTATAAAAATATTAGCCCCACTTCAATGGGTAGGTAGAATGGCCCTCACAAACTATTTGGTGCAATGTATTTTATGCTCCTTTGTGTTTTATGGTCAAGGTTTGGGGCTTATAACCAATATGGGTATTCTAGCAGGAGTTTTATTTACAGTGGTCATATTTAGTTTACAGGTTATATTTAGTAAAGTTTGGTTTGATTATTATAAGTTTGGTCCATTAGAGTGGGTCTGGAGGAAATATACTTATAGTAAAGTGTAGGGGAATATAACTTATAAAAGGAGAAAACAACACATGATTAACAATAAAGATAAGGAATTTCCTATATTACAAACTGAAAGATTAATTTTACGGGAATTGACAGAAGAGGATGCAAGCACCGCCAAGGGAATATTCCTATGGGGTCCAATTCAAAAGCTTCGACAGTGGGGAGACGTTAATATGTGAATGTTGGGGTAGAGCGTGAGGATTAATTGGTTTGCCTAATGCCATTAAATATCAGATGAACAATATGAACAAGGAAGGTTATGTTTTGTTTTAAATGAGGAGGGGCATGTATGAGTAGTACAATTGTGATTTATCAGTCTAAGTATGGAGCAACAAAAAAATA from Natronincola ferrireducens carries:
- a CDS encoding DUF418 domain-containing protein, which encodes MHDSNSAQLQPVSEQSRVKEIDIIRGFALFGVLLVNVVFFSYVTIDSLTSGIHVLSYPLNLSNSTDRILAIFIKLFAEGKFYTIFSILFGLGFYIFIKKVEEKGFSPKSLFRRRLLLLMLFGVLNLFLVWFGDILHVYALIGFILLAFRNKSIKSLKRWIVILLIISTLLMTISTPSPLALRSHFGDVDYFSYSERVERSFDIYENGSYFEIIRFRITNDLPFVLISLLFTIPKILGMFLIGLLLAKLKIFHDIKGNLHLIKKMWKTTGALSVLSTLICIIMGYIFLPSLVVASLFFGLFFELGTVFLSLFYITSLLLLLRKDTFIKILAPLQWVGRMALTNYLVQCILCSFVFYGQGLGLITNMGILAGVLFTVVIFSLQVIFSKVWFDYYKFGPLEWVWRKYTYSKV